CTTCATCAAGGCCGGTTTTTGCAGATTCCGCCCTCGCTTCTTTTGCCCGTTCTGGTGCGGCGCGCTGAGGTCGATGTGGTCCGGAAAGTCCTCGGGGCTCAGTTTCCTCGCCAGGCGGGTCCGCAGTTTCAGCATGGCCTTGGTGTGGATTTGGGAAATGCGCGATTCGGTGTAGCCCATTACGTTTCCGATTTCCTTCATGGTCAGTTCTTCGAAATAGTAGAGCGACAGGACCAGTTGCTCCTTTTCGGTGAGCGACGTGATGGCCTCGGTCAGGTGCTGCTGGAGTTCCCCGCGGTAGACTTCCTGGAAAAGGACGTCGTTTTCCGATGCCAGGAATCGGGCTTCGCGGTTTTCCCGGATCACGTCATGGATGTCTTCCGGGATGAACGAGATTCCCTTGATGCTGTCCAGCAGCTTGAAGTACTCGTCCAGATCGATGCCGAGTTCCCGGGCGATTTCTTCGTCGGTGGGAAAACGGCCGAAGCGCTGTTCCAGGCTGTTGCAGACCCGTTCCAGTTCAGTGCTTTTCTGGCGCAGGGACCGCGGCACCCAGTCCATGGAACGGATTTCGTCCAGCATGGCGCCGCGAATCCGAATCTTGGCGTAGGTTTCAAGAGGGATACCATGATTCGGGTCGAACTTCTGGATAGCGTCCATCAACCCGATCACGCCCGCATTGAAAAGGTCCTGGAGGCTTACGTGGTCGGGAATTCTTGCCGCCAGGCGGTAGGCCGTGTACTTGACCAGGTGATAGTGTTCCAGGATCAGTTGTTCGTTGGCATCCGGTGCCGGGGGCCAGGCCGATTCCCGGGCTTGATGA
This is a stretch of genomic DNA from Desulfoglaeba alkanexedens ALDC. It encodes these proteins:
- a CDS encoding FliA/WhiG family RNA polymerase sigma factor gives rise to the protein MMYPKTATLKPPHQARESAWPPAPDANEQLILEHYHLVKYTAYRLAARIPDHVSLQDLFNAGVIGLMDAIQKFDPNHGIPLETYAKIRIRGAMLDEIRSMDWVPRSLRQKSTELERVCNSLEQRFGRFPTDEEIARELGIDLDEYFKLLDSIKGISFIPEDIHDVIRENREARFLASENDVLFQEVYRGELQQHLTEAITSLTEKEQLVLSLYYFEELTMKEIGNVMGYTESRISQIHTKAMLKLRTRLARKLSPEDFPDHIDLSAPHQNGQKKRGRNLQKPALMKEV